The Burkholderiaceae bacterium genome contains a region encoding:
- a CDS encoding ABC transporter substrate-binding protein produces MLRRSALKSAAALAAASIVAPAWSQDKGPLHLVVPYAPGGSSDRTARIIGDKLGAKLGEVVVVENKTGAGGRLAMQQSKLAPASRRELVLANPATIVVAPLVFKDAGYDPQADFQPVAQVSEYEFGAAVATAVPVKSLSHLLAWLRANPKQANFGVPATGSLPHFFALMTSEKAHVKGQVVGYRGSGPLMTDLIGGQVPVAFDTLDTLLPQHEAGKLHILASSGAKRSGFAPDVPTYKESGLDLVATGWNAFFAPASMPKAEVARLSQAIAEVMKDEDTRRKFHDAKMVPVSATAAQTAAMLKAYRAQWAPVVQQSGYQP; encoded by the coding sequence CTGGAGCCAGGACAAGGGCCCCCTGCATCTGGTCGTGCCCTACGCGCCCGGCGGCTCCAGCGACCGCACCGCCCGCATCATCGGCGACAAGCTGGGCGCCAAGCTGGGCGAGGTGGTGGTGGTCGAGAACAAGACCGGCGCCGGCGGGCGCCTGGCCATGCAGCAAAGCAAGCTGGCGCCCGCCAGCCGGCGCGAACTGGTGCTGGCCAACCCGGCCACCATCGTGGTGGCGCCGCTGGTGTTCAAGGACGCGGGCTACGACCCGCAGGCCGACTTCCAGCCCGTGGCGCAGGTCAGCGAATACGAGTTCGGCGCCGCGGTGGCCACCGCCGTGCCGGTCAAGTCGCTGTCGCACCTGCTGGCCTGGCTGCGCGCCAACCCCAAGCAGGCCAATTTCGGCGTGCCGGCCACCGGCAGCCTGCCGCACTTCTTTGCCCTGATGACCAGCGAGAAGGCGCATGTGAAGGGCCAGGTGGTGGGCTACCGCGGCTCGGGGCCGCTGATGACCGACTTGATCGGCGGCCAGGTGCCGGTGGCCTTCGACACGCTGGACACCCTGCTGCCCCAGCACGAGGCGGGCAAGCTGCACATCCTGGCCAGCTCGGGCGCCAAGCGCTCCGGCTTCGCGCCGGACGTGCCGACCTACAAGGAGTCGGGGCTGGATCTGGTGGCCACCGGCTGGAACGCCTTCTTCGCCCCGGCCAGCATGCCCAAGGCCGAGGTGGCGCGCCTGTCGCAGGCCATTGCCGAGGTGATGAAGGACGAGGACACGCGGCGCAAGTTCCACGACGCCAAGATGGTGCCGGTGTCGGCCACGGCGGCGCAGACCGCCGCCATGCTCAAGGCCTACCGCGCGCAGTGGGCGCCGGTGGTGCAGCAGTCGGGCTACCAACCCTGA